The Brassica oleracea var. oleracea cultivar TO1000 chromosome C7, BOL, whole genome shotgun sequence sequence GGTCGAGCTNNNNNNNNNNNNNNNNNNNNNNNNNNNNNNNNNNNNNNNNNNNNNNNNNNNNNNNNNNNNNNNNNNNNNNNNNNNNNNNNNNNNNNNNNNNNNNNNNNNNNNNNNNNNNNNNNNNNNNNNNNNNNNNNNNNNNNNNNNNNNNNNNNNNNNNNNNNNNNNNNNNNNNNNNNNNNNNNNNNNNNNNNNNNNNNNNNNNNNNNNNNNNNNNNNNNNNNNNNNNNNNNNNNNNNNNNNNNNNNNNNNNNNNNNNNNNNNNNNNNNNNNNNNNNNNNNNNNNNNNNNNNNNNNNNNNNNNNNNNNNNNNNNNNNNNNNNNNNNNNNNNNNNNNNNNNNNNNNNNNNNNNNNNNNNNNNNNNNNNNNNNNNNNNNNNNNNNNNNNNNNNNNNNNNNNNNNNNNNNNNNNNNNNNNNNNNNNNNNNNNNNNNNNNNNNNNNNNNNNNNNNNNNNNNNNNNNNNNNNNNNNNNNNNNNNNNNNNNNNNNNNNNNNNNNNNNNNNNNNNNNNNNNNNNNNNNNNNNNNNNNNNNNNNNNNNNNNNNNNNNNNNNNNNNNNNNNNNNNNNNNNNNNNNNNNNNNNNNNNNNNNNNNNNNNNNNNNNNNNNNNNNNNNNNNNNNNNNNNNNNNNNNNNNNNNNNNNNNNNNNNNNNNNNNNNNNNNNNNNNNNNNNNNNNNNNNNNNNNNNNNNNNNNNNNNNNNNNNNNNNNNNNNNNNNNNNNNNNNNNNNNNNNNNNNNNNNNNNNNNNNNNNNNNNNNNNNNNNNNNNNNNNNNNNNNNNNNNNNNNNNNNNNNNNNNNNNNNNNNNNNNNNNNNNNNNNNNNNNNNGATTACTCACTAATCTCCATGATTCCTCTTAAACCCATGGTGAATTTCAGATTAATCATGTAGAGAAATAGATAAGAAAATCAACAAGAACACAAGATGAAAGCAATGAAATCTGAATCCAAAAGAAGTTTTACTAGTTGTTCTCCGGAAAAAAAGATTGTTTTCTGGTGGCTTACAAAAGTACTTAAAATATAGGTTTTCAGAAGTAAAAACGTGCATAATGAAATGACCAAAAGGCCCTTGAGTAGAAATGAATTCGAGCAAACAGAAGGCGCGCAGCGACCTCCNNNNNNNNNNNNNNNNNNNNNNGAAGGCGCGCAGCGACCTCCAGTAGTCGCTCCAGGCTTCGGGAGCGACCTGGAGGGGTCGCTGCGAGACGTCGCTCTGGGTCGCTCTTCGTGAGCGACCTCGCTGTGTCGCTCTGGGTCGCTCTTCGCGAGCGACCTCGCTGTGTCGCTCCGGTCACGTCGCTCCGGGTGATGGAGACGCGAGCGACCTCGCTGTGTCGCTCCGGTCACGTCGCTCCGGGTGATGGAGGCGCGAGTGACCTCGCTGTGTCGCTCCGGTCAAGTCGCTCTGAGATGTGTGTCACAGCGACTTCATGTAGTCGCTCCGGGAAGTCGCTCCAGGCAGTGCTCGTCCAAAGATCACTCTAATCACCTCCCTTGAGCTCCAAATGTTCCCAAATGTCTCCAGGAACTCCATGTGGTACTCCAATACCTAATAGAAACATATGTATGCAAAATGCAACCTAGACATGGCTAAATCCTAATCCATATGATGAAAATGCACATGAATAAATGGATAAAACAATGTGAATATGCAAGATATCAACCCCACCGGTAGTAGGAGTCCGCCAGGAGTTTTTGGTTTAATACCGATATTGTAGCAACAAATCTGAATAAATGCGGTAATTCACGAAACATAGCTATTTTATAGTTATAACCGATTCATACACAATTTTAAAATTTTAAATATTAATGTACATGAATAATATAAAATTGACATTAAAATAAATAACAGTTCAAATAAATTACTTACTTATTGTATTACTGATAATTATATATGTACTAAAAGTCCAAGAAACAAAAAAATATTCAATACTGTATATAATTAGTATATAATAAAAAAATAACATTCAAAACAAATAACAATCGAATGCTAATATCATAAAACTTATGTACAATGAACATATACGGTACATTTTTAAAAGTTAAAATAAATATCCGCACGGATATGCGGATCAAAATCTGTTAAAATTCGAGTAGTTAGACACCGAGTTTTGTGGAAACCAAAACTCAAAAGAAAATAAAATCAGTGATTTTCCCAGTCAATAGTTTTGAACCCATTAGATTCAAGTGAAAAAAATATTTTCTTAGTACATAATAGGCAGTGAGATCTTTAATCTAAGAACAGTCAGTTTACTGTTATTAAACCTAAAAATATCAATTGATAGGCTGGATTTGTGAAATGATCTGTACACAAAAATGAAATTTCTTATTCATTTTCTCAAAATGTAATTTTTAAGCATTAGCTTTCTCTATGGAACTATTGTATAAAATACTCTACTTAAAACGGATGAATTGACTTACCTAGAAAAGGACCAAATTGACTCAAGTCCGTATAGTACTTTAGTACCCTATTGCACGAAATTATAACATACTGACAGATAACCAATGAAATTATACTCTACTTAAAACGGATGAATTGACTTACCTAGAAAAGGACCAAATTGACTCAAGTCCGTATAGTACTTTAGTACCCTATTGCACAAAATTATAACATACTGACAGATAACCAATGAAATTAAAGTGGAGTAAACTAATTTTTATTCCAACTAGTTCTTGGATCGAAAGGAAAATACATGTCAACTATCAAGAATGTTGATTAACAATTGAACAAAATAACCAACTAGTTCAAGTGTTAACACATGAAAATTCATGTAAAATTCAAATAGTCTTATTGATGCACAACTGATCAACCCCTCCAGTTTTCATTTGTTAACAAAACAAGCCACAACCTCCAAATTAGGATTCAAGAACTACATAATTAGAATCGTTTATGCAAGGTTCTGTTGAGAATGGTGACAACAATGCTTTGAGAATCATGAAATCTCACTAGTGCTTGCGATGCATAAAAGTAGAATACTAAAATGCAACAGAATGGGTGAATAAACTTCGTTGTAAAGTTTTTCCTTCACATTGTATATAAATAAAATCAGAGAGACTGGATTGTAATAAACTAACAAATACATCTCTCCCGCTTTAAAAAGCAACCAGACCCCATGTGTAGACTCTTAATCTCAGCTTAGTCAAATTACATTCTCGAGACACTTCACATCTCTCACAATTTTTAATATAGACATATATATCTAACATTTTTATATAAATATTGGTATTTAAGAAGGGTTACTAATTAGTACTATATATATGTAGTGTTTTGAAGTCATATGTAGATCACTTGAACATAAATCTTCCATGTCTTCAGCTTACAAGCTCATGATCATGTCACAAAGGCGCCATTTTAGCTCTCTTCTCACTGTTTTTATTTTTATTTGCTTAATCTGTACAGTCTCTGCTTCTCCTTCTCTGCATCCAGATGAAGGTTTATTATGGTTCTAACTTTCAATGCATTTATATTTCCAGACAAACATGGTTTATCTTTGTGAATTTGAACTAAAGCATGATTTTGTCTCTAATTTGTGTCTTTTTCAGTGAAAGCCCTTAAGGATATTGCATCCACACTCGGTGTCAAGCACCTGAACCTAAGTGAAGATCCCTGTCTCACAAAGACTCTGGTGATAACTCAAGATGTCCTCAAGGAAGGACATAACAGCACAATTAAATGTGACTGTCATTTCAACAACAACAAAACTTGTCATATCACACACTTGTAAGAAACTAGACGTGTGTTCTCTGCGTTGGGATCCATATAAAAAATGTTACTTCATGTGCAGTATCCTTAAGACATTCAGTCTTCCGGGCAGACTTCCACCAGAACTCTCAAAGCTTCAGTATCTTGAATCGATGTGAGGAGGGATCTTTGTGTTTAGTTTCCTCTGTTTTCAATGTTTTAGTTGACAAAACATTATAGAAAATGGAACTTATTTTTCTTGTTTGTGCAGTGACTTATGCCTTAATTATCTTTATGGCTCAATACCTATGGAATGGGCCTCACTGCCTTACCTCAAATCTATGTAAGTTTTTTTATCTCGAATTTCTTGTGAAGGAAGTGAGAAATGCATCTAAATTTACCTTAATTTATCTTTGTAGCTCTGTTTGTGCGAATCGATTATCAGGAGACATTCCCAAAGGACTGGGGAAGTTTATTAACCTAACCCAACTGTATGTTTTACGGTTTTTTTTTTTTGGTCATCTCATGTGATTACATATATTATTTAATCCTTACGGAAAATTCAAAATAAAGCTTTTTTGTTTGTTTGTTTCAATGACTTCAGAATTCTGGAAGCCAACCAATTCTCTGGAGTTATTCCTAAGGAACTTGGGAACCTGGTTAACCTAGAAGGATTGTAAGCAAGAATATGTTAATCACACTTTAAAATCACCTTTTCAAGATTAGTGATCAGTGGCGGAGGCAGCAGACTGTTTTACAGAGGTCAATTTGTTAAATTTTCAGCATTTCATCAGATTTTCAAAGGAAAATGCAAGTAATTTTTATTTTTTTGAAAAATCCATAGGGGTCAGTCATGTGACCCCCCTGTTTGTTTTTGAAAAATCCATTCTCATGTGACCCCCCTGGTTACAACCTACCTCCGCCACTGTTAGTGATTAGGGTGTTTCTTTAAAACATGAACAACTAATCTTGTTTTTGATTTGCTGGTTCTTCCAGAGTACTCTCTTCTAACCAATTAGTTGGGAGCGTACCCGAGACATTAGGAAGACTAAAAAATCTGACAAATCTGTAATATCAGCTTTCTTTTCCATTATAAGATTCCTGTTTTTAATCTGTTTAATTGTATAACCATTATGTATTACATTTTTTCATTGGTATATCTGTAGCCGTTTTAGCGATAATCACCTTAACGGATCCATCCCAGAGTTTATAGGCAACTTATCTAAACTTAAAAGATTGTAAGCCAAGAAATCATGCAGTAGAGTTTTTCACAGCTTGAAGCTTTACAATCAGCTTCATTTTTCTGACTTGTGACTATCTTTAATCAGAGAACTCTACGCAAGTGGCCTTAGAGAACCTATTCCAGACTCCATTTTTCGTCTAGAGAATTTGGTTGATCTGTAAGCAATATTCTTGCAATACATCCAAGAAGATTGCAAACTATAGACACATGTATCCATTAATTTTTTTCTATGCAGGAGGATCAGTGACACAACTGCTGGATTGCGACAATTTCCTCATATAGTTAGCAAGAGCCTAAAATATTTGTATGCAGTATACCTCATATGTATTTATGTCTGTGGTGCAGAGAAGATCCTGTTTATAATACATGTGTTAATGACTCATGATTGATTCTGTTAATTTTATCAGGGTTCTCAGAAACTTGAACTTAACAGGACCTATTCCAACAACTATATGGGGTCTTCCCAAACTCACGACTCTGTAAGTTTAATGTATATATAATAAGATATCACTCTGCATTTTTTGAAATACCATCTAATTTTTTTGACTATGATACTTTTTGTTTTTCCTTTCCTGTGCAGCGATCTTTCCTTTAATAGACTGACAGGAGAAATACTCGCAGATGCAGCCGCGCCAAAATTTACGTATGTCACATAGTGTTGAATCATTAGAATCTTTTAGAGTATGAAATAAAGTTCTATGAACTCTATTTTTTGTTTTCAGATATTTGGCTGGAAATAAGTTGTCAGGAAAAATTGAATCAGGACCTTTCCTTACTGCAAGCACCAATATGTATGCCCAGTGTCACTTTCATGTAAAAAAAATATCTCAACCTTATTAGGCTAATCTCTTACTTTTTTGGCGTTTGCAATGAACAGTGATCTTTCTTATAATAACTTCACTTGGTCTCCAAGCTGCAGAGAGAGGGAGTATGTTCTGCTATTGTTATCATACGTACTGTTTTTTTTTTCTTTACAACTTTCTGAAAGCTTGAAGAAAATAATGTTTTGATGCAGCAATGTAAACACATATGAGAGCTCGTGGTCAAAAAACCGCCTGTAAGAACATTTTTGAGCACTCTTATCAATCAAAGGTCACTGTGCACATTCTTATTAACTCAACTTTCTTGATACAGAACCAGCCTTCTTCCATGTTCCGCCATAAGCCAGTGTCTAAGTTGTAAGTTTTGTTTCTGTTTGTCTATTGTTTTGTTTCCATTGTTATTTTTTTGAGTTTGAGTATGGTTTTGAAAGAAATTCCTATGTGCAGATATTAAATCGCTTCATATAAACTGTGGAGGACCTGATGTAACTATCGAAAACTCTCGTGGAAGGATTTTATATGAGGGTAACTATGGACTAACCGGTTCAGCTACAAACTATCATGGGAAAAACTGGGGATTCAGCAATACTGGTGACTTTATGGATGATGGACAACCAGAAGATGCATACTCAATTTCATCAGAATCTACTGTGTCAGCAAAATATCCTGAACTTTATCAGACAGCTCGACGTTCTCCCCTGAGTCTGGCTTACTTTGCTTTTTGTTTTGAAAATGGAAGCTACAATGTAAAACTCCATTTTGCGGAGATTCAATTCTCAGATGAGGAACCATATGCTAGGCTAGCCAAACGCTTCTTTAACATTTACGTTCAGGTACATATACATCTTTTAGCTGCGGATTCCTCAAGAAGGTTTTTTCAGCATCTTTGGCTAATTCTTTGTTATCTGTTTAGGGGAAGTTGATTTGGGAGGATTTCAACATAAGAGAAGAGGCTAATGGAACTCACAAGGAAGTTATAAAAGAAATGAACACGACGGTGACTGATAACACTTTAGAGATACGGCTTTACTGGGCAGGGAAAGGCACAACGATCATTCCTAAAAGAGGGAACTATGGCTCTCTCATATCTGCAATCTCTGTCTGTCACAGTAAGTACAAGTTCTTTGGTATAAAGTAGCATCATGAGCTTGCATCTTGATTCATTTCTTGTTCTTGTTTTCCCAGGTTCTGAATCTGAATGTGGCGGTAAGAAAAAGAAACGCCAAGTCTTATTAATCCAATTTTCAGCTATATTTAGGAAAGAATATGGATCAATATTTCTCTCATTATTTTCTTCTCTCCATCTTCAGTTGAAGTGATGACTCCTCCAGTCACAAAAGAACACAAATCAAGAATATATCCTCTCATTCTCGTCATAACAGCCTTGATACTCTCTCTTGCTTTCTTGATTTTCGGCGCATTCTACTGGAAGAAATGTGTTAGAAATGCAGATTCAGGAAAGAGAGGTAATATCAGTTAAAGTTCTGTTGTTGGTGTATTTCTAAAAGAAAGAGCTAAAAGATCTAAATGATAACAGGTTCCTTCAGTTGGAAGCAACTAAAAGTTGCAACTGAAAATTTTGATCCATTAAACAAGATTGGAGAAGGCGGCTTCGGATCTGTTTATAAGGTACAAAGTGTTTTTAAGTTCAAGAAGTATCAAATTTCACCAAGGTGTTGGTGGCCTAGTGGTAGCACAAATCACCCTTGGTACACGGAGATTTATTCTTTAAATCGGAATATCTAAAGGCTGACACGTGCGAGTAATTTGGCAATACAGGGAAGGTTACCAGATGGAACACTGATCGCGGTAAAGAAGCTATCGTCAAAATCATGTCAAGGTAACAAAGAGTTTGTAAATGAGATCGGTATGATCGCTTGCCTGCAGCATCCAAATCTTGTGAAGCTTTATGGATGCTGTTGTGAGAATAATCAGCTTCTTCTTGTCTATGAGTACTTGGAGAACAACTGTCTTGCTGATGCATTATTTGGTAATAAATCTATTAGAGACCAATGATTTTTTTTTTTTGCATTCTTCGCCGGTCTTGAAGTTGATTGTTTTCTTGTAACTGGTGCATCCAGGAAGAAGCGGTTTGAAACTAGAATGGGGAACAAGACACAAAATATGCTTAGGAATCGCGAGAGGGCTTGCTTTTCTTCATGAAGATTCAGCTGTTAAGATCATTCACAGAGACATCAAAGGGACAAATGTACTGCTAGACAAGGATCTGAACTCAAAGATTTCGGATTTTGGGTTGGCTAGGCTTCATGAAGACGAGAAGAGCCACATTACCACCAGAGTTGCAGGAACAATGTCGGTCTTATACAAATGAATCCAACATTTGATAATGTCTTTGAATGTCATGTTAAAATGTTGTTTTGGTTACAGAGGCTACATGGCTCCTGAATATGCAATGAGGGGTCACCTAACAGAAAAGGCAGATGTTTACAGCTTCGGTGTGGTGGCAATGGAGATCGTTAGCGGAAAGAGCAATGCTAATTACACACCAGATAACGAATGTTGCGTTGGTCTTCTCGATTGGGTACTCAACCAATACTTTCCCCACAAGGATCTGCGTTGCGTGCTTAACAAGGTTCTTGATTTTTCAATTTCAGGCGTTTGTTTTACAGAAGAAAGGAGCTTTCTCAGAGATTCTGGATCCGAAGCTTGAAGGAGTATTCGATGTGATGGAGGCAGAGAGAATGATAAAGGTATCGCTTCTATGTTCCAACAAGTCTCCTACCTTAAGACCAACCATGTCGGAAGTTGTGAAGATGCTTGAAGGTGAGACAGAGATAGAACAGATAATCTCAGACCCTGGAGTGTATGGAGATGAACTGAGGTTTAAGCGATCATCAGAGATTGGGACATCGTCTTTACCTTCTGACTACCTCGTGTCAATTCCTTCGTCTTGTGAATCTGCTTACAAATTCTCTGAATGAAAAAAATATAATCTATCATTTCTCACTTAATTTTAAATAGTCTATATTCTTAGTTAATTATTAGATTTTCATTTTTATCCCTACATTTCTTCCTAAATTAAACTTTTAAATTTTAAATCTTAATTGATGGAAGTACAACTTGGTATACCTAGAGTTATAATTATACTCTGTTATACAGTTATACCAAGATTACCTTGAGATAATTGTATTACTTGGTATAATTATAATCTAGTTACACTAAGTTGTACAATTGTCTGAATATAGCTTGGTATTTAACAATGGTACAACTTGGTATACCTAAATTATAGTTATAGCAAATTATACAATTAATTATACCAAGTTATAATTGAGTGATTATATAACTTGGTAAAATAATTTTCTGGATTTGTAATTTTATTTCAACGATTTTCAATTTGAAATCGAATGGAAAGGAAGGGAAAACAAAGGAGACGAAATCGAAAAGAATAAAAAAATTGAAAAGCAAACGCGAAAAACTCCAACCCAAAATAATTAACATATAATAAATAATTTGGAGGGGGAGGGGAGAGAAAAGAAGAAGAACATATAATAAATTATTTGGAGGAGGGGGAGAGAAATGATTAAATTAGGTTCAACGGGATAGTATAGTTAGTAAATAGATAGATTCAATAAGGATTTATGGGTCTTCTCATAATTTTTTTGAGTAAACTTAATAATAAAATAAATTAGATATAAATGGAAGAGTATATACATTTAAAAATTTGAGATTAAGCATATATCATCATTTGATCCAACTTATCATATATTATTACAACCTGAGGGTTATCATGTGGATACACTCAAAAGATATGAAACGATGAGTGATATTTCTCAGTTATGCTTTTGCAACCTCTACATTCACACAAAGAAAAAAGAATTTTACTTTCTTTCTCTCCAACATATTCTTTTTCCATTTCATATTATATGTACACAAATGTTAAAAATTCTACATTTTCCACAAATATCACTAAAATATAATTTAAAATTAATTTACTCTATAAATAAAATTAGTAAAAACACAATTGATTACACAGTTTTTGATAAAATAAATTTTTTTAATTTGTAAAACCAATCAAACTTTCTTTAAACATCATACATATATATATATATATATATATATATATATATATATAGAGAGAGAGAGAGAGAGATCTATAATCTAAGAATATCCACTTTAGTATGATTGAGAACATTCTAGTACTGTTATTTGTTACAGATCATAGAAGATACGAAATCGAGTGTTTTTTGCTTGGAGTTCGGTAAGGACGTCTTTTTTAATTGTCATACTAGGATAAGACATGCGCTTTCCGCATGGTGAATTTATATAAAAATTATTTAATAAATATCGTATGGAAAAATAAAATTTATATTCTTGATCGAATTAATATTTTTGGCCCTTAAAAAATTTTTAAAAAACTTTTTTGTTAATTACATAATTTGTTTACTGATGAGCTGATCCCAT is a genomic window containing:
- the LOC106302704 gene encoding probable LRR receptor-like serine/threonine-protein kinase At1g29720 translates to MVSASPSLHPDEVKALKDIASTLGVKHLNLSEDPCLTKTLVITQDVLKEGHNSTIKCDCHFNNNKTCHITHFILKTFSLPGRLPPELSKLQYLESIDLCLNYLYGSIPMEWASLPYLKSISVCANRLSGDIPKGLGKFINLTQLILEANQFSGVIPKELGNLVNLEGLVLSSNQLVGSVPETLGRLKNLTNLRFSDNHLNGSIPEFIGNLSKLKRLELYASGLREPIPDSIFRLENLVDLRISDTTAGLRQFPHIVSKSLKYLVLRNLNLTGPIPTTIWGLPKLTTLDLSFNRLTGEILADAAAPKFTYLAGNKLSGKIESGPFLTASTNIDLSYNNFTWSPSCRERDNVNTYESSWSKNRLTSLLPCSAISQCLSYIKSLHINCGGPDVTIENSRGRILYEGNYGLTGSATNYHGKNWGFSNTGDFMDDGQPEDAYSISSESTVSAKYPELYQTARRSPLSLAYFAFCFENGSYNVKLHFAEIQFSDEEPYARLAKRFFNIYVQGKLIWEDFNIREEANGTHKEVIKEMNTTVTDNTLEIRLYWAGKGTTIIPKRGNYGSLISAISVCHSSESECGVEVMTPPVTKEHKSRIYPLILVITALILSLAFLIFGAFYWKKCVRNADSGKRGSFSWKQLKVATENFDPLNKIGEGGFGSVYKGRLPDGTLIAVKKLSSKSCQGNKEFVNEIGMIACLQHPNLVKLYGCCCENNQLLLVYEYLENNCLADALFGRSGLKLEWGTRHKICLGIARGLAFLHEDSAVKIIHRDIKGTNVLLDKDLNSKISDFGLARLHEDEKSHITTRVAGTIGYMAPEYAMRGHLTEKADVYSFGVVAMEIVSGKSNANYTPDNECCVGLLDWAFVLQKKGAFSEILDPKLEGVFDVMEAERMIKVSLLCSNKSPTLRPTMSEVVKMLEGETEIEQIISDPGVYGDELRFKRSSEIGTSSLPSDYLVSIPSSCESAYKFSE